The genomic window AAACCAAAAGCAACTCGCTTGATCGTATAAACATTCAGCCGATTCGTGCCGACTCCGAGTTCCCCTCGCATCCCACCTGTGCCAAAGGTCAAGTACTGATAAAAGCGATCTTCGATTTCTAGCGGATCAGAAAGAGCAGCCAACTGCTCTTTCATCGCTTCATCTAAAGAGGGTTCATTGAGCCATTCTTGGTATTTTTGTTGCCAAGTCATGCATGTTCCTCTTTCATTTGATCTAAAATCTCCTTGATCGAAAGTGTGCAACCAGCCATTGACGTATCTGCGACACCGTAATACATCGTCAATTGATCGCCATCAAGTAATGCCCCACAACCAAAGACCACATCTCCAAAGAAACCATTCTTTTCATACTCTGCTTCTGGCTCCATTATCGGCTGATGACTTCTGGCAAGCACTTTCGTTGGATCTTCTAAATCCAAGAGCGCAGCTCCCATACAGTAGCGATGTTGCGCAGTCGCTCCATGATAGATGATCAACCAACCTTGCTCTGTTTTGATAGGTACTAGCCCGCCACCGATCCGACCGCTGTCCCATGTATTTTCTCGAACACCTAATAAATGATGATGATTTCCCCAACTCAATAAATCGGGTGAAGAAGCAATCCAGATGTCATAATTTCCAATACTTTTTAAGGATGGGCGATGCAACGCATAGTACTTTCCATTGATTTGTTCGGGAAAAATCAACACATCTTTATTTTCTGGTGCAAAAATATTCCCTAGATCTTGATAGGATCTGAAATCTTTTGTTGAAACTAAAGAATCACAAACACCCATCGGAGAAACCGAACTAAAATTGACGTAGTAGGTATCACCAATTTGTGTACAACGTGCATCTTCTATACCGTAAGTTTGGTATTCATTAAACGGATACAAAAACGCATCTTCGTCGATCGTAAAATGATGACCATCTTTACTGCGCGCAATCCGAATGTAAGACAAAGAAGTTAAATATTCAAAACGATCTAACTGATCTTTTTTACGGATCATTCGTGGGTCTTCAAAGTCATAGCTGTCATCTTCACGATCAAAAGATAAGATCTCCATCGTTTGGGTCACTGGATCATAAACAGGCGCTTTGATCACCTTTGGATCTTCCGAGATTGGTCTTTCTGCAACTCTCAACAAGAGTAAGACTTCCCCTTGGTAATAAGCAACTCCCCCATTGAACGCACCAATCACTTCATATCCGTCATGTAACGGTTTGATATCTTCAGGTGTAATCAATGGATTTTCTTTAAAACGTTCTATTTTCATCTTCACTTACCTCTACTTAAATGGATTTTCAATTTCTAATTTTTGTGCGCCAGCATCACTGATCCCAGCATATAAAACCGCCTGCTCAGAAGTCAGGTGTAAAACTAAAGACCACATCCACAAGATCCGGTCGTTTCGTTGGCCCTTTAGCAAAATCTTTTCTTTCGGCAATGATGCGCACATGCTTCATCTCATGAGTCCTGCGATCAAAAGAAAAACGCAGCGCATAATAATGACG from Enterococcus sp. DIV1094 includes these protein-coding regions:
- a CDS encoding glycoside hydrolase family 130 protein produces the protein MKIERFKENPLITPEDIKPLHDGYEVIGAFNGGVAYYQGEVLLLLRVAERPISEDPKVIKAPVYDPVTQTMEILSFDREDDSYDFEDPRMIRKKDQLDRFEYLTSLSYIRIARSKDGHHFTIDEDAFLYPFNEYQTYGIEDARCTQIGDTYYVNFSSVSPMGVCDSLVSTKDFRSYQDLGNIFAPENKDVLIFPEQINGKYYALHRPSLKSIGNYDIWIASSPDLLSWGNHHHLLGVRENTWDSGRIGGGLVPIKTEQGWLIIYHGATAQHRYCMGAALLDLEDPTKVLARSHQPIMEPEAEYEKNGFFGDVVFGCGALLDGDQLTMYYGVADTSMAGCTLSIKEILDQMKEEHA